GAGTTGCTGTCCCAATTGGGGGAGGTCAAGGAATCGGCCAACGTCAGTCGGATCGACTTGTTTGTCGATTTTCAGACCTCGGTAAACATGGAAAGTTGGGATCGCCATGCCTGGGTGACGCGGGCGTCTTCGATCAATGCCTATGCCGTGTCCGGGAACTTCTCTGGGTGGTCCGTAGGTTTGGGCGGAGTGATCTCAGCTCGCCTCTATAACAAGCTGTTGGAAATTATCGTCAGCGGCAAGGATTGGATTCTTCCTCTGTGGCAGAAAGCCGGATGGAACGGCCAAGGCGTGATCTGGCGGCTTGAGTTCGAGTTGAAGCGAGAAGTTCTGACTCAGAAGAACCTTTCTAAACTCTATGAAGTGCTCAATCATCTGAATGGCCTGTGGAGCTATTCCACTACCGAATGGCTGCGCCTTACGTTGCCCAGCGATGAGGACAAGACCCGTTCCCGCTGGCCGACTCATCCGCTGTGGGATTGGCTGTCGTCGGTGGATTGGGAAGGCAAAGGGGGGCCGCTTAGCAAGCGCTTCAGTCCCGCCCGTAGCCCCAACGACCACAAACTTTTCCAGATTGCCTACAGCGCCATTCTTTCCTACATGGCTAAGCATGGTTTTCCGGCGGGGGAGTTGTATGAAGGGGCAGAAGATTTCCTAGCAAATGCCTATGCCTATCACGAGCAGAAAGCCTATGAGCTGGGGCTGTCTTTCGATGCCTTCATTGCCGAAAAGCTCGCCCTGAAGCATCGCCAGTACAACACGGCCATCAACGACCCGGAACAGGAAGCAAAACGCCAAGCTAAGGAGCTGGAAGAGCAGGCAAGGGCATACCGCAAGGCTTCGGGGAACTGATATGGACGACAACGGCCTGCCTTTGCCTGCAGCTCGGTGTCTGTCCAAGGAACAGGCGGCGGCGTATCTCGGCATCGGGATTACGCTGCTCACCGAATTGAATGTCCCGGCCATCAAGCTGGGGCGGCGTTGTGTTTATGACAAGCTTGACTTGGATGGCTGGCTTGACGAGTATAAACAGCGCGAGCATTGGCGGGCCGGAAAGGAGAAAACCTTATGGCCCGTGAAAACGGAGTCTATCGGCGACCAGATTCAAAGTTCTGGTGGATTTCAGCAACGCTCCCGGATGGAACTCGAATACGCCAAAGCGCTGGGACTGACAACCAAGAACAAGCCGAAGCCTACTTAGCCAAGCTTGTGCACGATGCCTACATGGCCTCGTATTTGGGGATCAAGCCTAAACGCTCCTGGAAAGAGGCGGTCGTTCGATTTCTTCAGGTGAAAGCAACGCTTCGAGATATCAAGCAGTATCAAGGGAACTGTCGGCGCTTGGATGCCTACCTGGGCGACAAGCTGTTGAACGACATTAACGGCGATACGGTTTGGGCGGTGGTGCAAGGGGAGATGGCCCAAGGCAAGGCAATTGCTACGGTCAATCGCCACTTGGCCTTGATGCGAGCCATTCTCCGCATGGCGCGGGATGAATGGCAATGGATCGACTGCATCCCGAAGATTCGGCTATTACCCGGAGAGGTTGAGCGGGATCGCTGGCTGAACAGGGAAGAGGCAGACAGGCTGATTGCGGCTTGTGCGCCTCATTTGGCGGCATTGGTTCGCTATGCCCTGGCAACAGGGTGTCGTGCACGCGAGATTGCCGGACTGGAGTGGAATCGAGTGGATTTGGCCCGGCATACCGCTTGGCTAAACCAAACCAAGAATGGCACGCCGCGAGGTGTCCCGTTGAATAGTGATGCAATGGCCGTGCTGGAAGAGCAGATCGGCAAGCATCCGCAATATTGCTTTACGTACCGGGGGAAACCCATTCGTTGGGAATTGACCAATACCGGGTGGCACAAAGCGTTAGCAAGGGCGGGGCTGGTCGATCTTCGATTCCATGATCTGCGGCATACCTGGGCCTCTTGGCATCGGCAGGCGGGAACCTCCTGCGACGAGCTGAAAGACTTGGGAGGATGGAAATCGCGGCAAATGGTTGATCGCTACGCCAAGTACTCTACGGAGCACCTGTCGGCAGCGGCTTCTCGGATCGAGAATGGCCGGGGTGGCAACGTGATAGAGATGTCACGTTTCTGTCACGGAAAGACCAGAGCCGCCTAGTGGCGGCTCGTAAGTCTTTGGTTTTATTGGTGGGCCCGCACGGACTTGAACCGTGGACCAAAGGATTATGAGTCCTCTGCTCTAACCAACTGAGCTACGGGCCCGAAAAAGCTTAGTTGCCGTTGCTGTCGATGAAGCTGCGCAGCTTGTCGGAACGGCTCGGGTGACGCAGCTTGCGCAGGGCCTTGGCTTCGATCTGGCGGATACGTTCGCGGGTAACGTCGAATTGCTTGCCGACTTCTTCCAGCGTGTGGTCGGTATTCATTTCGATACCGAAACGCATGCGCAGGACCTTGGCTTCCCTCGTGGTCAGCGTGTCCAGGATTTCCTTGGTTACGCCGCGCAGGCTGGAGTACATCGCTGCGTCAGCCGGGGCCAGGGTGGTCTGGTCTTCGATGAAATCACCGAGGTGGGAGTCGTCGTCGTCGCCGATCGGGGTTTCCATGGAGATGGGCTCCTTGGAAATCTTCATGATCTTGCGGATCTTGTCTTCCGGCATGTCCATCTTCTTGGCCAGCGTTGCCGGGTCAGGTTCGGCACCCGTTTCCTGCAGAATCTGGCGGCTGATCCGGTTCATCTTGTTGATCGTTTCGATCATGTGAACCGGGATGCGGATGGTACGTGCCTGGTCGGCGATCGAGCGGGTGATGGCCTGACGAATCCACCACGTGGCGTAGGTCGAGAACTTGTAGCCGCGACGGTATTCGAACTTGTCTACCGCCTTCATCAGACCGATGTTGCCTTCCTGGATCAGGTCGAGGAACTGCAGGCCGCGGTTGGTGTACTTCTTGGCGATCGAGATGACCAGACGCAGGTTGGCCTCGGTCATTTCGCGCTTGGCGCGACGGGCCTTGGCTTCGCCGGTGGACATCTGCTTGTTGATGTCCTTCAGGTCCTTGAGCGGAATGCCGGTGCGGTCCTGGAGGGCGATCAGCTTCTTCTGTTCTTCCTTGATGGCCGGGCCGTTGCGGGTCAGGATGGCGACGTAGGTCTTGGGGGCGGCGGCGATTTCTGCGTCGGCCCATTCAAGATTGACTTCGTTGCCCGGGAAGGACTGGATGAAGTGCGGACGCGGCATCTTGACGCGGTCGACGCAGATTTGCTGGATTTTTCGCTCGGAGCTGCGGATCAGTTCAACCATGCCGCGTACGCTGTCACACAGGCGCTCGATGGTGCGCGAGGTGAAGCGGATGTTCATCAGCTCGTCGGAGATCTGCTGTTGCAGCTTGAGGTAGGCCTTGTCCTGCGAGCCTTTGCTCGACAGCGCCTTCTGCATCTTGACGTGAAGTGCGCGGATGGTCGCGAAGCGCTCCAGGGCGTCAACCTTCAGTTGCAGCAGCGAAGCGGAAACGGCTGCGCCGCCGGCGTCGCCGTCAGCGTCGTCGTCGGCATCCTCGTCTTCCTCTTCCTCTTCTTCGGGAAGATCGGCTTGCGGTGCGGCTTCGACAGCGTTCGGGTCGATCAGGCCATCGATCAGTTCGTCGATGCGCATTTCGTCGGCTTCGACCTTGGCAACCGTTTCGAGAATGTCGTCAATCGTGGTCGGGCAGGCGGAAATTGCCTGGACCATGTGCTTGAGGCCTTCTTCGATGCGCTTGGCGATCTCGATTTCGCCTTCGCGGGTCAGCAGCTCGACCGTGCCCATTTCACGCATGTACATGCGGACCGGGTCGGTGGTGCGGCCGAATTCGGAATCGACGGTGGACAGCGCCTGTTCGGCCTGGGCTTCGACTTCTTCGTCATCCGTCGCGGCGGCGGCGGTGTCCGACATCAGCAGGTCTTCGGCAGCCGGGGCTTCGTCGAAAACCTGGATGCTCATTTCGCTGAAAGTCGAAATGATGGCTTCGATACTTTCGGCATCGACCACATCATCCGGCAGATGGTCGTTGATTTCGGCGTAGGTCAGGTAACCGCGCTCCTTGCCGAGCTTGATCAGGCTCTTGAGGCGCATCTTGCGCGCTTCGGCGTCGAGCGGTTCCGGAGTTTCTGCCATTGCGCCTTCGAGCAGCGCCTTTTCGGCGGCCTTCTCCTTGGCTTTGCTGGTGCGAGCCTTGGGGGCTTCCTTAGCAGTATCTTTTGCCTTGGCCATGAACACGATCCCTTGAATTGCGGAAAACCTCAAATTCTACCATAACTTAGCCACGATTTCCCCGTTTGGCGAGGAGCTGTATGTAGGCCAGCTTCTCTTCCGGGGTCAGGCCGGCGACGCCCAGTCTCTGGGCTTTTATTTGCAGTTCGTCAAAGACTTTTTTCTGCCCGCCGGCCTGAAGCTTTTCCAGCGTGTCGCGGAACTCTGCGGCGGACTCTGCTTCGTCCGATGGCAAGCCGAGAAGTTCCGCCGCGGCTGCTTCAATCAGGCTTTCTTCCGGCAGGCCGCGCAGGCGTTCGCGCAATGAGGCGTAAGTACTTGCTTCCGGATTGGTGCTGACCAGTTCGTGCAGCCGGACAAGAGCGGGGCGTTCAGGTGTGTCGGGCAGCAGGTCGATCGGCACTTGTGCGGCGAGCTTGGGTTTATGCAAGACAAGGCGCAGCAGGTTGCGGGTCAGCGAGGGGGCGGTGCGCTTGGCACGCGCCGGGGCAGCAGGCGTATAGGATTTCAGCTCGCACAGGCGTTCGACTTCGCTCTGGGCAAAACCGCTGGCTTCGGCCAGGCGCTTGACCAGTTGCAGGCGGAGCAACGGCGTCGGCAGCTTGAGCAGCAGGGGCTTGGCTTCGTAGATCAGTTGCGCCTTGCCTTCCGAACTGGTCAGGTCGCAGCGCTGGGCCAGTTCGCGCAGCAGGAAGTCGGAGAGTGGCATGGCCTGGACGACCAGCTTGTCGAACTCGGCTTTGCCGTGGGCGCGGATGTAGCTGTCCGGGTCGTCTTCCTGCGGCAGGAAAATGAAACCGAGGCGTTTGTTGTCGGCCAGTGCCTCAAGCGAATTTTCCAGCGCACGCCAGGCGGCCTTGCGGCCGGCATTGTCGCCGTCGAAGCAGAAAACGATGCGGTCGACCTGCTTGAGCAGTTTGCTGACGTGTGTCGCCGTGGTTGCCGTGCCGAGCGTGGCGACGGCGTTGCCGACACCATTCTGGGCCAGCGCGATGACGTCCATGTAGCCTTCGGTGACGATGGCCGTGTCTGTTTCACGCAGCGCTTGGCGAGCTTGCGGCAGGCCGAACAATTCGCGCCCTTTTTCGAACAGCGGCGTTTCCGGTGAGTTGAGGTATTTCGGTTCGCCCTGGTCGATGACGCGTCCGCCAAAGGCGATGATGTCGCCCTTTTGATTGATGATCGGGATCATCAATCGATCGCGGAAGCGGTCGTAACGACGGCCGGCTTCATTCTCGATCACCAGGCCGGCGACTTTCAGTTCGTCGGCGTTGTAGTCCGGGAAGATTTCCTGCAGATTTTGCCAGCCATCAGGGGCGTAGCCCATGCCGTAGCGGGCAGCCACTTCCCCGGTCAACCCGCGTTTTTTGCAATATTCGATGGCCTTGGGCGAGCGCTTGAGCTGGTCTTTGTAGTACTGGGCGGCGCGCGCCATGATTTCGATCAGCGTTCGCGTCTGCCCCGGCTTTTCGTCGCTGAAGCCGCGGTTGTCGCTTTCCGGCACCTGCATGCCGGCGCGGCTGGCCAACTCCTTGATCGCGTCGACGAAACCCATGCCCTGGTATTCCATGACAAAGCTGATCGCCGTGCCGTGGGCGCCGCAGCCGAAGCAGTGATAGAACTGCTTGGTCGGACTGACGGTGAACGAGGGGGACTTTTCGTTATGGAACGGACAGCAGGCAGCGTAATTGGCGCCCGCTTTTTTGAGCGGCACATAGCCATCGACCAGGTCGACAATGTCGACCCGGGCGAGTAAATCCTGAATGAATGAATCAGGGATCAAGGTGCTTTAGCCAGCCAGCGCAGCCTTGACCAGTTTCGACACTTCAGCCATGTCGGCCTTGCCGGCCAGCATCGGCTTGAGTACGGCCATCAGCTTGCCCATGTCGGCTGGGCCCTTGGCGCCGGTTTCGGCGACGGCGGCGGCAACGGCGGCAGCCATTTCATCGGCGCCCATTTTTTCCGGCAAATACACGGCCAGCACGCCGATTTCGAATTTCTCGGCATCGGCCAGTTCCTGGCGGCCGGCGGCTTCGTATTGAGTGACGCTGTCCTTGCGCTGCTTGGTCAGCTTGTCGATGACGGCGATGACGGCCGTGTCGTCCAGTTCGACGCGCTCGTCGACTTCTTTTTGCTTGATGGCAGCAAGCAGCAGGCGAATGGCCGAGAGCTTGGCTGCTTCCTTGGCCTTCATGGCCGCTTTCATGTCTTCCGAGATACGTGCTTTGAGGCTCATGGTGTTTTCATCAGGAGAAATGCTGTGGAAAAAAGACAAAGCCGCCAGCTTTTGAGGGCGGGCGGCTTTTATTCTGCGGCGAAATGTACTGGATTAGTACAGTTTCGGCGGCAGGGTCAGGCTACGGAGGCGCTTGTGCTGGCGTTTGACGGCAGCGGCAGCCTTGCGCTTGCGTTCGGTCGTGGGCTTTTCGTAAAACTCACGGGCACGCAGCTCGGTCAGGAGACCAGTCTTCTCAACCGTGCGCTTGAAGCGGCGGATAGCAACTTCGAACGGCTCATTTTCCTTGACACGAATGTTCGGCATATAAATCACCCCCTTCCGTAAGGCGCCTGCCAGGTCAAGTAAAAGGCAGTGCGCGCAAATTTTGTTTCCGCATGCTTGCGGGTAGCCGACCAGTATATTGCAAAAAACCTTTTAGTTCCAAGTGTTAAAATCGATGCCATGCTGATCCTTGGTATTGAATCCTCCTGCGACGAAACCGGCATTGCGCTCTACGACAGCGAAGCCGGCTTGTTGTCGCACGCTCTCCACTCGCAGGTCGCCATGCACGCCGAGTACGGCGGAGTTGTTCCCGAGCTGGCTTCACGTGACCACATTCGCCGCGTCGTTCCCTTGCTGCACGAAGCCCTGGCCCGTGCCGGACGCAGTCTCGACGCGGTCGATGCCGTGGCTTATACACGTGGTCCGGGGCTGTCCGGCGCACTGCTGGTCGGCTGTGCCTTTGCCGAAGCGCTGGCGCTGGCGATTGATAAACCGACCATTCCGGTGCATCACCTCGAAGGGCATTTGCTGTCACCGCTGCTGTCCAGCACCCCGCCGACCTTCCCGTTCGTCGCCTTGCTGGTTTCCGGCGGACACACACAGTTGATGAAGGTAACCGGTGTCGGTGAATACGAATTGCTTGGCGAAACGTTGGATGACGCCGCCGGCGAGGCTTTCGACAAAAGTGCCAAACTGCTCGGGTTGCCTTATCCTGGTGGTTCCTTGCTGTCGAAACTGGCTGAGCAGGGTGATCCGGAAAAGTACAAGCTACCTCGGCCGATGCTGCATTCCGGCGATCTCAGCTTCAGTTTTTCCGGCCTGAAAACAGCGGTCTTGACGCTGGTTCGTGAGCAGCCGCAGCCGCTCAGCGATGCGTTCAGGAAAGATGCTGCCCGGGCTTTTCAGAAGGCCATTGTTGAGGTGCTGGTCAAGAAGTCGCTCAAGGCGATGAAGCAGACCGGCCTCAAACAGTTGGTCGTGGCGGGGGGCGTGGGAGCCAACAAGCAATTGCGGTCGACCCTCGATGACGAGGCAAAACGAAAGCGTTTCCGTGTCTATTATCCGGAGCTGGAGTTTTGTACCGATAACGGCGCGATGATTGCCCTGGCGGGTTGTTTGCGTCTGCAGTCGGGAGCCTTGGCGAAACCGGCGGGTTCCTTTGCCGTTCAGCCGCGCTGGCCATTGATGGATATTTCGACTCAGGGCAACGGATAGTCGTTGATCGTTAAAGGGCTGTCACCAGGGAACCAGGAAGACGGCAGGCAGAATGCATCAGCCAGGGTTTAAATTTAACAGGCCGTAATCAATTCACTATGCTATGATTTGCAGCATTGGTTGCGAACGCACCAAACCGAACTCACCGAGGTGGGGGAGGAGACAACCCGAATAAAAAAACAAAGCCCGCTCAGACGGGCTTGTTTTTTGCCCGCAAAATCAGCGGCGCCAAGTCGGGGCAGCCTGTATTCAGTGCAAATTCAGGACAAAAAAAGCCCGCACAAGGCGGGCTTAAATCCATTTCTTGGAGGAGATGGAGGAGACAGATTCCATTCTGCCAAAAAACTTGCTGCATTGCAGCAATTTATTTGTATCGTTCTGTAACAAGCCTCGTTATTTTGCGTTGATGGATTTTGTTTGATTAATAATCAATGGCTTGTGTTTAGATCGCAATCCCCAGTGCTTTGGCGACACCGGCACCGTAAGCTGCATCGGCACGCGAGCAGTTGCAGATATGGCGGCGTTTGATTTCGTCCGGCGCATCGCCCATGGCACGAGCGGTGTTGTCGAACAGAATCTGCTGCTGGGCCGGCGTCATCAGACGGAAGAGGGCGCCGGGTTGTGAGTAGTAGTCGGTGTCTTCCCGATGATTCCAGTGATCGGCCATGCCTTCGATCGACAGCGGCGGTTCGCGGAAATCGGGTTGTTCCTGCCATTGACCCGCACTGTTCGGCTCATAACCGAGCGTGGCGCCGTGGTTGCCATCGATGCGCATGGCGCCGTCGCGGTGATAGCTGTGCACCGGGCAGCGCGGGGCATTGACCGGAATCTGGTGGTGATTGACGCCGAGCCGGTAGCGTTGTGCATCGCCGTAGGAGAACAGCCGTGCCTGCAGCATCTTGTCCGGCGAAAAGCTGATGCCGGGAACGACGGCTGCCGGGTTGAACGCTGATTGCTCGACTTCCGCGAAGAAGTTTTCCGGGTTGCGGTTCAACTCGAACTGGCCGACTTCGATCAAGGGGTAATCCTTGTGCGGCCAGATCTTGGTCAGGTCGAACGGGTTGTAGGGCACTTTCGATGCATCGGCTTCCGGCATGACCTGGATGAACATCGTCCATTTCGGGTGATCGCCCCGGTCGATGGCTTCAAGCAAGTCGCGCTGATGCGATTCGCGGTCCCGGCCAATGATGTCCGTTGCTTCGGCATCGCTCAGATTCTTGATGCCTTGCTGGCTGCGGAAATGGAATTTGACCCAAAAACGTTCGTTGACCGCGTTAATCAGGCTGAAAGTGTGTGAGCCGAAACCATGCATGTGGCGATAGCTGGCGGGGATGCCGCGGTCGGACATGACGATGGTGACCTGGTGCAGCGCTTCCGGCAGCGAAGTCCAGAAATCCCAGTTGTTCTTGGCCGAACGCATGTTGGTGCGCGGATCGCGTTTGACGGCGTGGTTGAGATCCGGGAATTTCAGCGGGTCGCGCAGGAAGAAGACCGGGGTGTTGTTGCCGACCATGTCCCAGTTGCCTTCCTCGGTATAGAACTTGAGCGCGAAGCCGCGGATGTCGCGCTCCGCATCCGCCGCGCCGCGTTCGCCGGCAACGGTGGTGAAGCGTGCAAACAGCGGTGTCTGCTTGCCGATCTGGCTGAACAGCTTGGCACGCGTGTATTGCGTGATGTCGTGGGTGACGGTGAAGGTGCCGTAGGCGCCCGATCCCTTGGCATGCATGCGACGCTCCGGGATGACCTCGCGGTCGAAGTGGGCAAGCTTTTCAAGCAGCCAGACATCCTGCAGTAAAACCGGGCCGCGTGGGCCGGCGGTCATCGTGTTCTGGTTGTCGACCACCGGGCAGCCGGCGGCAGTAGTCAGTTTTTTGCCGTTCATGGAGATAGCTCCTTCGTTAGTTTGCTAATGGACGATTCAAAAGTTGTCGGGCAGGTTGGCCAGAACGTCGATGCAGGAATCCCATGCGACCAGTTCATCAAACCAGCGATCAATGAAGCGGGAAATCATGCCTTGCCTCCTCTGTCTCAAAGCAGGTCGTGCTGACCTGATGAAGGCAGTGTAGGTAGCGCAGGTTGATTTATCCAATCAATTAAACAAATGTGACGAATGCTTTTTTGCTATCGCATAGGCGAAAAAAAACGCCGGCAAACCGGCGTCGTTCCGTGGGGGGCAAAAAGACGGGATCAGGTTTTCTTTTTGCTGCCGATTTTTGATTCCTGGCCGGCCATCAGGCGCTGAATGTTCTGCCAATGCTTGCCGACCAGGGCCATGGCAATCAGGCCGACAACCAGGGTCTGGCTGTTGCCGCCGGCCATCAGCACCTGGTAGACCGGGGCCAGTGCTGCCGCAATCACAGCGGCCAGCGAGGAGTAGCGCGAAACGTAGGCAACCAGCAACCAGGTGCCGAGTACGGCCAGGCCGAGCAGTGGGGAAAGTGCAATCAGCACGCCGGCGGCCGTGGCAACGCCTTTGCCGCCCTTGAATTTGAGGAAGACGGGGTAAAGATGGCCAAGAAAGACCGCCAGGGCAATCAGGCCGATCACCTTGTCGCCGAATCCGAGTTGCTGGGCGATGAAAACGGCCACCCAGCCTTTCAGCGCATCCCCCAGCAGCGTCAGCAAGGCTGCCTTTTTGTTGCCGCTGCGCAACACATTGGTGGCACCGGGATTGCCTGAGCCGAAAGTGCGCGGATCAGCCAGGCCGAAGGCTTTGGAGACAATCACGGCAAAGGGCAGCGAACCGAGCAGGTAGGCGGCAAGGATGGCGAGGAGAGTTTGCATGGGGCTTTATTCCGGCTGGAGTACAATCGCGGCGAATTTTACACCCCGGACTACGGTCGACCGCCTTATGGACATCATTTTCATCGAAGAACTGCGCGCAGAAACGTGGATTGGCATTTATCCGCGTGAGAAAGCCATGTCGCAGGTGGTCGAGATTTCCCTGCAAATCGGCGTGTCGACCGCATCGGCCGGCGCCAGCGACGATATTCGCGATACCGTGGATTACGCCGTCGTGGTCGAGCGCCTGCGCCGGGATCTGTCGGGCAGCCATTTCAATCTGCTTGAAAAGCTGGCTGAGCATGTCGCCACCTGGTTGCTTGAGAATTTTGCGGCGCAGTGGGTCCGCGTCTCAATCGCCAAGCTGGGGATGATGCCCGGTGTCAAGCGCGTTGGCGTGATCATCGAACGCTCCGTGTAAGTTCGCCCGGCGCTTGTTCGCCGGGCGCCCGGTCAGGCCAGTGCCGCGAGCAGCGTCATGATTGCGAAGCCGCTTGCCAGGCCCGCCGTGCCGGCAGCTTCCCGTCCGGCCTTGTGGGATGCCGGAATCAGCTCATGACTGACGACCCAGAGCATCGCCCCGGCCGCAGCCGCCAAGGCCAGCGGAAGTGCCGGACCGGCAAGGCTGCTGGCGATGACGCCGATAAAGCCGCCAACCGGCTCGACCAATCCGGTCCCCAGGGCGATCAATGCGGCACGCAACGGTGCGGCACCGAGTGCGA
The sequence above is drawn from the Dechloromonas sp. TW-R-39-2 genome and encodes:
- a CDS encoding site-specific integrase; this encodes MASYLGIKPKRSWKEAVVRFLQVKATLRDIKQYQGNCRRLDAYLGDKLLNDINGDTVWAVVQGEMAQGKAIATVNRHLALMRAILRMARDEWQWIDCIPKIRLLPGEVERDRWLNREEADRLIAACAPHLAALVRYALATGCRAREIAGLEWNRVDLARHTAWLNQTKNGTPRGVPLNSDAMAVLEEQIGKHPQYCFTYRGKPIRWELTNTGWHKALARAGLVDLRFHDLRHTWASWHRQAGTSCDELKDLGGWKSRQMVDRYAKYSTEHLSAAASRIENGRGGNVIEMSRFCHGKTRAA
- the plsY gene encoding glycerol-3-phosphate 1-O-acyltransferase PlsY; protein product: MQTLLAILAAYLLGSLPFAVIVSKAFGLADPRTFGSGNPGATNVLRSGNKKAALLTLLGDALKGWVAVFIAQQLGFGDKVIGLIALAVFLGHLYPVFLKFKGGKGVATAAGVLIALSPLLGLAVLGTWLLVAYVSRYSSLAAVIAAALAPVYQVLMAGGNSQTLVVGLIAMALVGKHWQNIQRLMAGQESKIGSKKKT
- a CDS encoding dihydroneopterin aldolase, whose translation is MDIIFIEELRAETWIGIYPREKAMSQVVEISLQIGVSTASAGASDDIRDTVDYAVVVERLRRDLSGSHFNLLEKLAEHVATWLLENFAAQWVRVSIAKLGMMPGVKRVGVIIERSV
- the rpoD gene encoding RNA polymerase sigma factor RpoD gives rise to the protein MAKAKDTAKEAPKARTSKAKEKAAEKALLEGAMAETPEPLDAEARKMRLKSLIKLGKERGYLTYAEINDHLPDDVVDAESIEAIISTFSEMSIQVFDEAPAAEDLLMSDTAAAATDDEEVEAQAEQALSTVDSEFGRTTDPVRMYMREMGTVELLTREGEIEIAKRIEEGLKHMVQAISACPTTIDDILETVAKVEADEMRIDELIDGLIDPNAVEAAPQADLPEEEEEEDEDADDDADGDAGGAAVSASLLQLKVDALERFATIRALHVKMQKALSSKGSQDKAYLKLQQQISDELMNIRFTSRTIERLCDSVRGMVELIRSSERKIQQICVDRVKMPRPHFIQSFPGNEVNLEWADAEIAAAPKTYVAILTRNGPAIKEEQKKLIALQDRTGIPLKDLKDINKQMSTGEAKARRAKREMTEANLRLVISIAKKYTNRGLQFLDLIQEGNIGLMKAVDKFEYRRGYKFSTYATWWIRQAITRSIADQARTIRIPVHMIETINKMNRISRQILQETGAEPDPATLAKKMDMPEDKIRKIMKISKEPISMETPIGDDDDSHLGDFIEDQTTLAPADAAMYSSLRGVTKEILDTLTTREAKVLRMRFGIEMNTDHTLEEVGKQFDVTRERIRQIEAKALRKLRHPSRSDKLRSFIDSNGN
- the tsaD gene encoding tRNA (adenosine(37)-N6)-threonylcarbamoyltransferase complex transferase subunit TsaD, with translation MLILGIESSCDETGIALYDSEAGLLSHALHSQVAMHAEYGGVVPELASRDHIRRVVPLLHEALARAGRSLDAVDAVAYTRGPGLSGALLVGCAFAEALALAIDKPTIPVHHLEGHLLSPLLSSTPPTFPFVALLVSGGHTQLMKVTGVGEYELLGETLDDAAGEAFDKSAKLLGLPYPGGSLLSKLAEQGDPEKYKLPRPMLHSGDLSFSFSGLKTAVLTLVREQPQPLSDAFRKDAARAFQKAIVEVLVKKSLKAMKQTGLKQLVVAGGVGANKQLRSTLDDEAKRKRFRVYYPELEFCTDNGAMIALAGCLRLQSGALAKPAGSFAVQPRWPLMDISTQGNG
- the dnaG gene encoding DNA primase, whose amino-acid sequence is MIPDSFIQDLLARVDIVDLVDGYVPLKKAGANYAACCPFHNEKSPSFTVSPTKQFYHCFGCGAHGTAISFVMEYQGMGFVDAIKELASRAGMQVPESDNRGFSDEKPGQTRTLIEIMARAAQYYKDQLKRSPKAIEYCKKRGLTGEVAARYGMGYAPDGWQNLQEIFPDYNADELKVAGLVIENEAGRRYDRFRDRLMIPIINQKGDIIAFGGRVIDQGEPKYLNSPETPLFEKGRELFGLPQARQALRETDTAIVTEGYMDVIALAQNGVGNAVATLGTATTATHVSKLLKQVDRIVFCFDGDNAGRKAAWRALENSLEALADNKRLGFIFLPQEDDPDSYIRAHGKAEFDKLVVQAMPLSDFLLRELAQRCDLTSSEGKAQLIYEAKPLLLKLPTPLLRLQLVKRLAEASGFAQSEVERLCELKSYTPAAPARAKRTAPSLTRNLLRLVLHKPKLAAQVPIDLLPDTPERPALVRLHELVSTNPEASTYASLRERLRGLPEESLIEAAAAELLGLPSDEAESAAEFRDTLEKLQAGGQKKVFDELQIKAQRLGVAGLTPEEKLAYIQLLAKRGNRG
- the rpsU gene encoding 30S ribosomal protein S21, translating into MPNIRVKENEPFEVAIRRFKRTVEKTGLLTELRAREFYEKPTTERKRKAAAAVKRQHKRLRSLTLPPKLY
- a CDS encoding catalase, with the protein product MNGKKLTTAAGCPVVDNQNTMTAGPRGPVLLQDVWLLEKLAHFDREVIPERRMHAKGSGAYGTFTVTHDITQYTRAKLFSQIGKQTPLFARFTTVAGERGAADAERDIRGFALKFYTEEGNWDMVGNNTPVFFLRDPLKFPDLNHAVKRDPRTNMRSAKNNWDFWTSLPEALHQVTIVMSDRGIPASYRHMHGFGSHTFSLINAVNERFWVKFHFRSQQGIKNLSDAEATDIIGRDRESHQRDLLEAIDRGDHPKWTMFIQVMPEADASKVPYNPFDLTKIWPHKDYPLIEVGQFELNRNPENFFAEVEQSAFNPAAVVPGISFSPDKMLQARLFSYGDAQRYRLGVNHHQIPVNAPRCPVHSYHRDGAMRIDGNHGATLGYEPNSAGQWQEQPDFREPPLSIEGMADHWNHREDTDYYSQPGALFRLMTPAQQQILFDNTARAMGDAPDEIKRRHICNCSRADAAYGAGVAKALGIAI
- a CDS encoding GatB/YqeY domain-containing protein, whose translation is MSLKARISEDMKAAMKAKEAAKLSAIRLLLAAIKQKEVDERVELDDTAVIAVIDKLTKQRKDSVTQYEAAGRQELADAEKFEIGVLAVYLPEKMGADEMAAAVAAAVAETGAKGPADMGKLMAVLKPMLAGKADMAEVSKLVKAALAG
- a CDS encoding replication initiation factor is translated as MKQLAQSPEPGSVSKAQLSLGNHIFEVKERGASLFPYILEDAAFRIQLSRPGHKAPMAYVKVSAVYLAHVGPVEAEKHLYELLSQLGEVKESANVSRIDLFVDFQTSVNMESWDRHAWVTRASSINAYAVSGNFSGWSVGLGGVISARLYNKLLEIIVSGKDWILPLWQKAGWNGQGVIWRLEFELKREVLTQKNLSKLYEVLNHLNGLWSYSTTEWLRLTLPSDEDKTRSRWPTHPLWDWLSSVDWEGKGGPLSKRFSPARSPNDHKLFQIAYSAILSYMAKHGFPAGELYEGAEDFLANAYAYHEQKAYELGLSFDAFIAEKLALKHRQYNTAINDPEQEAKRQAKELEEQARAYRKASGN